Below is a window of Desmonostoc muscorum LEGE 12446 DNA.
ACACAATACATCAACGTTATTACGCCAAGAGCTATCAACAATTTCCTTAATTCTTATATAGGAATCATATTTGATTTCTGAAAAAATCTAAGTATTTGTAGGGTGTGTTAGGCGTAAGCCGTAACGCACCATTCTTAAGGCTTTGGTGCGTTACGCTGTCGCTAACGCACCCTACTGGCGTGACAAGACTAAAATAGTGCATTACAAAACTCTTGTGGGATGGGCGTCTCGCCCGTCCGGTGCGGACAAGATGTCCACACCACAAGAAAATTTATTGCAACATTTTAGCCTTGTCACGCTACTACGTATCTTTTCAAAAATCAAATAATGGTCCTATAGTTTAATTGTACTACTTTAATCTTTTATCTGGGAAGTTATAAACTATCAATAACGTTAAACAGATGCAAAACCAGTGAACTGCCGGACATAAGGCGATCTGAAACCTAAAACAATATCTGTTTTTGGCACACCTAATTCTACTAACTGATTACCTATTCCTTCTTCAGTAAAATCTCGCTGAATCCAAATTTTTCCATCTTTAATATCTACATGAATAACACAACCATAAACCCGTTCTTCATTTTCCCATCCTACATGAACTAAAAGATAGCGATTTCTCTGGCAATCAAAAATTAACTCTTTTTCTGTATCTTCCGATAGATGATTTGCAGTATGTTTTTCTAAAACAGTTTGTACTAATTCTGAATAATTCATTCCTTCCATAAGATAACCTCCTGCTTGCTTGGTTCAAATACAAGTAACTTTAATTTATGTTCGGCAATAACTTCTTGAATAAACTGGATCAGAAAAAATTCTCGGTACACTTCATAAGGAACTGCCAGATATAAAAGGCGATTGGGTTCTTTTCTTCTCAAGGCCGAGCGATAGTTAAGTGTTTGTCCTAAAGCTGTATGAAATTCGCTTACCTCAGATTTACCTATGAAAGATTTGACTTCGACTGCTATTTTTTGCCCCTCCTTTTC
It encodes the following:
- a CDS encoding XisI protein — translated: MEGMNYSELVQTVLEKHTANHLSEDTEKELIFDCQRNRYLLVHVGWENEERVYGCVIHVDIKDGKIWIQRDFTEEGIGNQLVELGVPKTDIVLGFRSPYVRQFTGFASV
- a CDS encoding XisH family protein gives rise to the protein MSAKDIFHHAVRLALEKDSWNITHDPLSITIDGIEFYIDLGAERLLAAEKEGQKIAVEVKSFIGKSEVSEFHTALGQTLNYRSALRRKEPNRLLYLAVPYEVYREFFLIQFIQEVIAEHKLKLLVFEPSKQEVILWKE